A single Rhodomicrobium lacus DNA region contains:
- a CDS encoding pentapeptide repeat-containing protein — protein MNGQETRALFDMGRAAWNDWASQVLKSKANFQEAGTLSLNWFGEGDNDETRLWLKVAKADFANERFEDAVDFEGFIFPGPVNLAGAVFERPVSFADAEFGLSVTFARAHFQGDATFKAAKFSGQAVFDDALFDGVADFERAEFLQEKNGPLSHGVKFQRARFTGKADFRSSLITGSADFSKAQFAAAARFDEARLLSDTLFEGAVFSGSAGFHAAQFLGNAGFAEAQFTGDARFAEAAFKGEVLFDRCQFWNDVSFRDARFDRPASFVDMRAEGKARFSGAKFALDATFTDARFSGESDFSAAEFGAPAIFRQSGFPGGVTFANARFLSQSDFAGFSVGKTSTFAESRFEGEAVFREARFEAPVSFASAVFLANADFSAAQSRVAFVLARANFKAVPNFLEANFHEPPRLDNMTVADPLKRFHSWKKAGISDPRGPFFKAAKVCADADASAKFRRLKKLASEAQDLPREQEFFAQEFRCRRFWSDRPFGAGVGRFWLGYLYGGVANFGRSLLRPAALWGLSVLVFACFYLIARGSAASLLKWPPAAIGSPCASGASNPILEALYLSFRSAFLQIDWHDSINARRVFGCLYGVEAGGTPIMPLVVSSLALCQAILSAALIFLFLLALRNLLKVR, from the coding sequence ATGAATGGGCAGGAGACGCGGGCGCTGTTCGACATGGGCCGCGCGGCCTGGAACGACTGGGCTTCGCAGGTTCTGAAATCGAAAGCGAATTTTCAAGAAGCGGGGACGCTTTCGCTGAACTGGTTCGGCGAGGGCGACAACGATGAAACGCGCCTCTGGCTCAAGGTGGCGAAGGCCGATTTTGCGAATGAGCGTTTTGAGGACGCCGTCGATTTCGAGGGCTTCATCTTCCCCGGTCCGGTCAACCTCGCAGGGGCGGTGTTCGAGCGTCCGGTTTCGTTCGCGGACGCGGAATTCGGGCTTTCCGTCACTTTTGCACGTGCGCATTTTCAAGGGGACGCTACCTTCAAGGCGGCGAAATTTTCCGGGCAGGCGGTTTTCGACGACGCGCTTTTCGACGGCGTGGCCGATTTCGAGCGCGCGGAGTTCCTGCAGGAGAAGAACGGCCCGCTTAGTCACGGCGTGAAATTCCAGCGGGCTCGCTTCACGGGAAAGGCCGATTTCCGGTCGAGCCTGATAACCGGCAGCGCCGACTTCTCGAAGGCGCAGTTTGCCGCCGCCGCGCGGTTCGACGAGGCGCGCCTGCTGTCGGACACGCTGTTCGAGGGAGCGGTTTTTTCCGGCTCGGCAGGGTTCCACGCGGCGCAGTTTCTTGGCAATGCCGGGTTTGCGGAGGCGCAGTTCACAGGCGATGCGCGTTTCGCCGAAGCCGCCTTCAAGGGTGAGGTGCTGTTCGATCGCTGCCAGTTCTGGAACGACGTGTCGTTTCGCGATGCTCGTTTCGATAGACCCGCATCTTTCGTGGACATGCGCGCGGAAGGCAAGGCGCGCTTCAGCGGCGCGAAATTCGCGCTCGACGCGACATTTACCGACGCGCGCTTTTCGGGCGAGAGCGATTTCTCGGCTGCCGAGTTTGGCGCTCCCGCGATTTTCCGGCAGTCCGGATTTCCGGGCGGAGTGACCTTCGCGAACGCGCGTTTTCTCAGTCAGTCGGATTTCGCGGGCTTCAGCGTTGGCAAGACATCCACCTTCGCTGAAAGCCGGTTCGAAGGCGAGGCGGTGTTTCGCGAGGCCAGATTTGAAGCGCCGGTTTCGTTCGCCTCTGCCGTATTCCTTGCGAATGCGGATTTCAGCGCCGCGCAGAGCCGCGTTGCGTTCGTGCTCGCGCGAGCGAATTTCAAGGCCGTGCCAAATTTCCTCGAAGCGAACTTCCACGAGCCGCCCCGTCTCGACAACATGACGGTGGCCGATCCGCTGAAGCGTTTCCACTCGTGGAAGAAGGCGGGCATTTCGGATCCGCGCGGGCCGTTCTTCAAGGCCGCGAAGGTTTGCGCGGACGCGGATGCTTCCGCGAAGTTCCGCCGTCTCAAGAAGCTGGCATCGGAGGCGCAGGATCTGCCCCGCGAGCAAGAGTTCTTCGCGCAGGAGTTTCGCTGCCGGAGGTTCTGGAGCGACAGACCGTTCGGCGCGGGCGTCGGCCGCTTCTGGCTGGGATATCTTTACGGGGGCGTTGCGAATTTCGGCCGCTCGCTTTTGAGACCGGCGGCGCTGTGGGGGCTGTCCGTCCTGGTGTTCGCGTGCTTCTACCTGATCGCGCGGGGAAGCGCAGCGTCGCTCCTGAAGTGGCCGCCCGCCGCAATCGGCTCGCCCTGCGCCAGCGGCGCCTCGAACCCGATCCTCGAAGCGCTGTATCTCTCGTTCAGAAGCGCGTTCCTGCAAATCGACTGGCACGATTCGATAAACGCACGCCGCGTCTTCGGCTGCCTCTATGGCGTCGAGGCAGGCGGAACGCCCATCATGCCGCTCGTCGTATCCTCACTGGCGCTGTGTCAGGCGATCCTGAGCGCGGCGCTCATCTTTCTGTTCCTGCTCGCGCTGAGAAATCTGCTCAAGGTCCGCTGA
- a CDS encoding LrgB family protein: MTSIADIWVYLSASPLLHLALTLVAYQAGYAVYRWRKFNPIFNPVLIAIIILVTILLVTHTSYQTYFQGAQFVHFLLGPATVALAIPLYRQVARVRKSALAVTVSLIVGSITAAASAVFITWVLGGTRDSFVSMAPKSVTTPVAMGITEQIGGLPTLTAMFVILTGITGAMLGAPLLNALGIRDWAARGLAMGTASHGIGTARALQVNEIAGAFAGLAMGLNALASALLIPAAWHLIFGR; this comes from the coding sequence ATGACCAGTATCGCAGACATCTGGGTTTACCTCTCCGCGAGCCCGCTCCTGCATCTCGCGCTGACGCTCGTCGCCTATCAGGCGGGTTACGCCGTCTATCGCTGGCGGAAGTTCAATCCCATCTTCAACCCGGTGCTGATCGCGATCATCATTCTGGTCACGATCCTGCTCGTGACGCATACGAGCTACCAGACCTATTTCCAGGGCGCGCAGTTCGTGCACTTCCTGCTCGGCCCGGCGACGGTAGCGCTCGCGATCCCGCTATACCGTCAGGTCGCGCGGGTGCGGAAGTCGGCGCTGGCGGTGACGGTCAGCCTGATCGTCGGCTCGATAACGGCGGCGGCGAGTGCGGTCTTCATCACCTGGGTGCTCGGCGGCACGCGCGATTCCTTCGTCTCGATGGCCCCGAAATCCGTGACGACCCCCGTCGCGATGGGTATCACCGAGCAGATCGGCGGCCTGCCGACGCTGACGGCGATGTTCGTCATCCTGACCGGCATCACCGGCGCGATGCTGGGCGCGCCGCTCCTGAACGCGCTTGGCATCAGGGATTGGGCAGCGCGCGGTCTCGCGATGGGCACGGCCTCGCACGGCATCGGCACGGCGCGCGCGCTTCAGGTGAACGAGATCGCGGGCGCGTTCGCCGGGCTTGCGATGGGGCTGAACGCGCTCGCGTCGGCGCTGCTGATCCCCGCCGCATGGCATCTCATCTTCGGAAGATAG
- a CDS encoding CidA/LrgA family protein, which produces MVEWFTVLVVFQLAGEILSAATKLPVPGPVCGMVLLFLALVIYRRVPDGLAKTAEGLLSNLSLLFVPAGAGVMLHFGVLQHDLLPIGASLVVSTLLTIAVTAALMAWLSRKASGTAPGPKPAAPEPEARS; this is translated from the coding sequence ATGGTCGAATGGTTCACCGTCCTCGTTGTTTTCCAGCTCGCTGGAGAAATCCTTTCGGCGGCGACGAAGCTGCCCGTGCCGGGCCCCGTGTGCGGAATGGTGCTGCTGTTTCTCGCGCTGGTCATCTACCGACGCGTGCCTGACGGGCTGGCGAAAACCGCTGAAGGTCTCCTGTCGAACCTGTCGCTGCTGTTCGTGCCGGCTGGCGCGGGCGTCATGCTGCACTTCGGCGTTCTTCAACACGACCTGCTTCCCATCGGCGCGTCGCTCGTCGTGAGTACGCTTCTCACCATCGCCGTGACGGCAGCGCTCATGGCGTGGCTTTCGCGCAAGGCATCCGGGACCGCGCCGGGGCCGAAGCCCGCCGCACCAGAGCCCGAGGCGCGCTCATGA